The Streptomyces sp. NBC_00440 genome contains a region encoding:
- a CDS encoding potassium/proton antiporter, with product MTVHHLNELLLICSLVLLIAVAAVRISSRSGLPSLLLYLGIGMAIGQDGIFNVKFDNVEMTQVIGYAALVVILTEGGLGTKWKEIKPVLPMAVVLSTAGVAVSVGITAAGAHYLVGLEWRQALIIGAVVSSTDAAAVFSVLRKVPLPARITGVLEAESGFNDAPVVILVIAFSTAGPVDHWYVLIGKIALELAIGASIGLAVGWLGSWGLRHVALPASGLYPIAVMAIAITAYAAGAIAHGSGFLAVYLAAMLLGNAKLPHWPATRGFAEGLGWIAQIGMFVLLGLLVSPHELGSDFWPAVIVGLVLTMVARPVSVLLSLAPFRVPWQEQTLMSWAGLRGAVPIILATIPMVSGIDGSSRVFNIVFVLVVVYTLVQGPTLPWLARKLSLGDGADAAADLGIESAPLERLRGHLLSVAIPEKSRMHGVEVGELRLPKGAAVTLVVRDGTSFVPQPSTVLRRGDELLVVATNPVRDAAEARLRAIGQGGKLAGWLASSGTMNRSA from the coding sequence CTGACTGTCCACCATCTCAACGAGCTCCTGCTGATCTGCTCACTCGTCCTGCTGATCGCCGTGGCCGCCGTGCGCATCTCGTCGCGCAGCGGCCTCCCCAGCCTGCTGCTGTATCTCGGCATCGGGATGGCGATAGGCCAGGACGGCATCTTCAACGTCAAGTTCGACAACGTCGAGATGACCCAGGTGATCGGCTACGCCGCGCTGGTCGTGATCCTGACCGAGGGCGGCCTGGGCACCAAGTGGAAAGAGATCAAACCGGTCCTGCCGATGGCCGTCGTGCTGTCGACGGCCGGCGTCGCGGTGAGCGTGGGGATCACCGCCGCCGGCGCGCACTACCTGGTCGGTCTCGAATGGCGCCAGGCCCTGATCATCGGCGCCGTGGTGTCGTCCACCGACGCCGCCGCCGTCTTCTCCGTTCTGCGCAAGGTGCCCCTGCCGGCCCGGATCACGGGTGTACTGGAGGCCGAGTCCGGCTTCAACGACGCCCCGGTGGTGATCCTGGTCATCGCGTTCTCGACGGCCGGTCCTGTCGACCACTGGTACGTACTGATCGGCAAGATCGCCCTGGAGCTGGCGATCGGCGCCTCGATCGGCCTCGCCGTCGGCTGGCTCGGATCGTGGGGGCTGCGCCATGTCGCGCTGCCCGCCTCCGGCCTCTACCCGATCGCCGTGATGGCCATCGCGATCACGGCGTACGCGGCCGGCGCCATCGCGCACGGCAGTGGCTTCCTCGCCGTCTACCTCGCCGCGATGCTGCTCGGCAACGCCAAGCTGCCGCACTGGCCGGCCACCCGCGGGTTCGCCGAGGGTCTCGGCTGGATCGCCCAGATCGGCATGTTCGTCCTGCTCGGACTGCTGGTGAGCCCCCACGAGCTGGGCAGCGACTTCTGGCCCGCGGTGATCGTGGGCCTGGTCCTGACGATGGTGGCGCGGCCGGTCTCCGTACTGCTGAGCCTGGCACCGTTCCGGGTGCCCTGGCAGGAGCAGACCCTGATGTCGTGGGCCGGGCTGCGCGGAGCCGTCCCCATCATCCTGGCGACCATCCCGATGGTGTCCGGCATCGACGGCAGCTCCCGGGTCTTCAACATCGTCTTCGTGCTCGTCGTCGTCTACACACTGGTGCAGGGGCCGACGCTCCCCTGGCTGGCCAGGAAGCTCAGCCTCGGCGACGGCGCCGACGCCGCGGCGGACCTGGGCATCGAATCGGCGCCCCTGGAGCGGCTGCGCGGGCATCTGCTGTCGGTGGCGATCCCGGAGAAGTCCCGGATGCACGGCGTCGAGGTCGGCGAGCTGCGGCTGCCCAAGGGCGCCGCCGTCACCCTGGTCGTCCGGGACGGCACGAGCTTCGTACCGCAGCCCTCGACGGTGCTGCGGCGCGGGGACGAACTGCTCGTGGTGGCGACCAATCCGGTGCGCGACGCCGCCGAAGCACGGCTGCGGGCGATCGGCCAGGGAGGCAAGCTGGCGGGATGGCTCGCGAGTAGCGGTACCATGAACCGATCGGCTTGA
- a CDS encoding FmdB family zinc ribbon protein, with protein MPTYQYQCTECSQGLEAVQKFTDDALTVCPSCDGRLKKVFSAVGIVFKGSGFYRNDSRGSSSSSTAASSKPAGSSSSSSDSSSGSSGSSSSSGSSGSDAKAGASKSGGSASSASSSSSSSSGSSAA; from the coding sequence GTGCCGACCTATCAGTACCAGTGCACCGAATGCAGCCAGGGCCTTGAGGCGGTGCAGAAGTTCACCGATGACGCCCTGACCGTATGCCCGAGCTGCGATGGACGCCTGAAGAAGGTGTTCTCGGCGGTCGGCATTGTCTTCAAGGGTTCGGGTTTCTACCGGAACGACAGCCGCGGCTCCTCGTCGAGCAGCACGGCGGCGTCTTCCAAGCCCGCCGGTTCGTCGTCGTCCTCGTCGGACTCGTCTTCGGGTTCGTCCGGCTCTTCGAGCTCGTCCGGCTCCTCGGGCTCCGACGCGAAGGCCGGTGCCTCGAAGTCCGGCGGCTCGGCATCGTCGGCGTCCTCGTCGAGCAGCTCCTCCAGCGGCAGCTCCGCCGCCTGA
- a CDS encoding S-methyl-5'-thioadenosine phosphorylase: MVNVANSADQATAGDTAAPTADIGVIGGSGFYSFLEDVTEVAVDTPYGKPSDSLFLGEIAGRRVAFLPRHGRGHHLPPHLINYRANLWALRSVGVRQVLGPCAVGGLRPEYGPGTLLVPDQMVDRTKARTQTYYDGQALPDGSIPNVVHVSLADPYCSAGRKAALAAARGQEWEPVDGGTLVIIEGPRFSTRAESRWHAAMGWSVVGMTGHPEAVLARELGLCYTSMTLVTDLDAGAEAGEGVSHDEVLRVFAANVDRLRTVLFDAVAGLPAEQSKACHCARALDGVDPGITLP; the protein is encoded by the coding sequence ATGGTGAATGTGGCGAACTCGGCAGACCAGGCAACCGCGGGAGACACCGCGGCCCCCACGGCGGACATCGGGGTCATCGGCGGCTCCGGCTTCTACTCCTTCCTGGAGGACGTGACCGAGGTCGCGGTGGACACCCCGTACGGGAAGCCGAGCGACTCCCTCTTCCTCGGTGAGATCGCCGGGCGCCGGGTGGCGTTCCTCCCCCGGCACGGGCGCGGCCACCATCTGCCCCCGCACCTCATCAACTACCGGGCGAACCTCTGGGCGTTGCGGTCCGTGGGCGTACGGCAGGTGCTCGGCCCGTGCGCGGTGGGCGGGCTGCGGCCGGAGTACGGGCCGGGGACGCTGCTCGTACCGGACCAGATGGTGGACCGTACGAAGGCACGCACGCAGACGTACTACGACGGTCAGGCGCTGCCGGACGGCAGCATCCCGAACGTGGTGCACGTGTCGCTGGCCGACCCGTACTGCTCCGCCGGCCGCAAGGCCGCCCTCGCGGCGGCGCGCGGGCAGGAGTGGGAGCCGGTGGACGGCGGGACTCTGGTCATCATCGAGGGGCCGCGGTTCTCGACCAGGGCCGAGTCGCGCTGGCATGCGGCGATGGGCTGGTCCGTGGTGGGCATGACCGGGCACCCCGAGGCGGTCCTCGCCCGTGAACTGGGGCTCTGCTACACGTCGATGACGCTGGTCACGGACCTGGACGCGGGGGCCGAGGCAGGGGAGGGCGTCTCCCACGACGAGGTGCTGAGGGTCTTCGCCGCCAATGTGGACCGGCTGCGCACGGTGCTCTTCGACGCGGTGGCCGGGCTGCCTGCGGAGCAGTCGAAGGCGTGCCACTGTGCGCGTGCGCTGGACGGGGTCGACCCGGGGATCACGCTGCCCTGA